In Verrucomicrobiota bacterium, a genomic segment contains:
- a CDS encoding redoxin domain-containing protein: protein MKRSLSLLSIILFISSLTASAGLDVGSSVDPFIANADSGDLWQFSEHLGKKNIVVYFYPAAMTGGCTKQACAYRDMSAGLNDVDAVVVGVSGDSVNNLKLFKQANDLNFPLLSDADGSIAKLFGVATKEGGSIEREVAGIMHTLTRGLTTMRWTFIIDKSGKVVYKNDKVNPTEDTANVIAEIKKLG, encoded by the coding sequence ATGAAACGTTCCCTAAGTCTATTGTCTATTATTCTATTCATCAGCTCGCTCACCGCTTCCGCGGGATTGGATGTGGGCTCCTCGGTTGATCCTTTTATCGCTAATGCCGATTCGGGTGATCTGTGGCAGTTTTCCGAACATCTCGGAAAGAAGAACATTGTGGTTTACTTTTACCCGGCAGCTATGACCGGCGGTTGTACCAAACAAGCCTGTGCCTATAGAGACATGTCTGCTGGACTCAATGATGTCGATGCCGTGGTAGTGGGAGTCAGCGGTGACTCGGTTAATAACCTCAAGCTTTTCAAGCAAGCAAATGACCTGAACTTTCCTTTACTTTCTGACGCAGATGGAAGTATTGCAAAGCTGTTCGGTGTTGCGACTAAAGAGGGTGGTTCTATTGAACGCGAAGTAGCAGGCATTATGCACACCCTGACTCGTGGACTAACGACCATGCGTTGGACTTTCATTATCGATAAGAGCGGCAAAGTCGTTTACAAAAACGATAAGGTAAATCCCACTGAGGATACCGCAAATGTG